In Curtobacterium sp. L6-1, a genomic segment contains:
- the pta gene encoding phosphate acetyltransferase, with translation MSTRIYITSAEGHTGKSTVALGVLETLARTVGRVGVFRPVARSVDEPDYVLELLLQHTAVDIPYDDAVGVTYDDVHSDPDAALATILTRFAGVERRCDAVVVLGSDYTDVGSPTELSFNAKVAANLGAPVLLVLGGRDSAERGARSADDMGQVADVTTSELRAEHAQLLGVVVNRADPDALDAIVTHVGTAVHDHHPDAPVWAIPEDAVLVAPTVRALLAATGATLVRGDEALLDREALGTVVAGMSMENVLPRLIEGGIVVVPGDRNDVLIATLLANESETFPSLAGVILNGGFETAPQVSRLLEGLSSSLPIAQSDLGTYDTALRITQTRGRLAADSPRKADLALALFERHVDAEALLARLQLTPSGVVTPLMFEHGLIDRAREHRKHIVLPEGDDDRILRAASTLLQRQVCDLTILGDPAAVTARATELGLDLEGAQLLSPFDPELRERFAQEYTALRAHKGMSVELARDTVTDVSYFGTLMVQLGLADGMVSGAKHTTAHTIRPSFEIIKTRPDTSIVSSVFLMALADRVLVYGDCAVIPDPTSEQLADIAISSAETATQFGIEPRVAMLSYSTGDSGSGADVDKVRAGTAFVRERRPDLLVEGPIQYDAAADPTVASTKMPGSPVAGQATVFIFPDLNTGNNTYKAVQRSAGAVAIGPVLQGLRKPINDLSRGALVSDIVNTVAITAIQAGTAAPTPAEPRTESDPS, from the coding sequence GTGTCGACCCGCATCTACATCACGTCAGCAGAAGGACACACCGGCAAGAGCACCGTCGCCCTCGGGGTGCTCGAGACCCTCGCCCGCACGGTCGGGCGCGTGGGGGTGTTCCGTCCGGTCGCGCGGTCGGTCGACGAGCCGGACTACGTGCTCGAGCTCCTGCTCCAGCACACCGCCGTCGACATCCCCTACGACGACGCGGTCGGGGTGACCTACGACGACGTGCACTCGGACCCAGACGCCGCCCTCGCGACGATCCTCACGCGCTTCGCCGGGGTCGAGCGCCGCTGCGACGCGGTCGTCGTCCTCGGCTCCGACTACACGGACGTCGGCAGCCCGACCGAGCTGTCCTTCAACGCGAAGGTCGCGGCGAACCTCGGCGCGCCGGTCCTCCTCGTGCTCGGCGGACGGGACTCGGCCGAACGCGGAGCCCGGTCGGCCGACGACATGGGGCAGGTGGCCGACGTCACCACGAGCGAGCTCCGGGCCGAGCACGCGCAGCTCCTCGGCGTCGTCGTGAACCGCGCCGACCCGGACGCCCTCGACGCGATCGTCACGCACGTCGGCACCGCCGTGCACGACCACCACCCGGATGCGCCGGTCTGGGCCATCCCGGAGGACGCCGTCCTGGTCGCCCCGACCGTGCGGGCACTGCTCGCCGCGACCGGTGCCACGCTCGTGCGCGGTGACGAGGCGCTCCTCGACCGCGAGGCACTCGGCACCGTCGTCGCCGGCATGAGCATGGAGAACGTGCTGCCCCGGCTCATCGAGGGCGGCATCGTCGTGGTGCCGGGGGACCGCAACGACGTCCTCATCGCAACGCTCCTCGCCAACGAGTCCGAGACCTTCCCGAGCCTGGCCGGCGTCATCCTCAACGGCGGGTTCGAGACGGCACCGCAGGTCTCCCGGCTGCTCGAGGGCCTGTCGAGCTCGCTGCCGATCGCGCAGAGCGACCTCGGCACGTACGACACCGCCCTGCGGATCACCCAGACCCGGGGTCGCCTGGCCGCCGACTCGCCCCGCAAGGCCGACCTCGCGCTCGCGTTGTTCGAGCGGCACGTCGACGCCGAGGCGCTGCTCGCCCGACTGCAGCTCACGCCGTCCGGGGTCGTCACGCCGCTCATGTTCGAGCACGGCCTGATCGACCGGGCGCGTGAGCACCGCAAGCACATCGTCCTGCCCGAGGGTGACGACGACCGCATCCTCCGGGCCGCGTCGACGCTGCTGCAGCGGCAGGTGTGCGACCTGACGATCCTGGGCGACCCGGCGGCCGTCACCGCCCGGGCGACCGAACTCGGCCTCGACCTCGAGGGCGCCCAGCTCCTCTCGCCGTTCGACCCCGAGCTGCGCGAGCGGTTCGCGCAGGAGTACACCGCCCTCCGCGCGCACAAGGGGATGAGCGTCGAGCTCGCCCGCGACACCGTCACCGACGTGTCGTACTTCGGCACGCTCATGGTGCAGCTCGGCCTGGCGGACGGCATGGTCTCCGGCGCCAAGCACACCACGGCACACACCATCCGGCCGTCGTTCGAGATCATCAAGACCCGCCCGGACACCTCGATCGTGTCGAGCGTCTTCCTCATGGCGCTCGCCGACCGGGTCCTCGTCTACGGCGACTGCGCGGTCATCCCCGACCCGACGAGCGAGCAGCTGGCCGACATCGCGATCTCCTCCGCCGAGACCGCGACCCAGTTCGGCATCGAGCCGCGGGTGGCGATGCTCAGCTACTCCACCGGCGACAGCGGATCGGGCGCCGACGTCGACAAGGTGCGTGCCGGTACGGCCTTCGTCCGCGAGCGACGCCCCGACCTGCTCGTCGAGGGCCCGATCCAGTACGACGCCGCCGCCGACCCCACGGTGGCGAGCACGAAGATGCCCGGGTCGCCCGTGGCCGGTCAGGCGACGGTGTTCATCTTCCCGGACCTCAACACCGGCAACAACACGTACAAGGCCGTCCAGCGGTCCGCCGGCGCGGTCGCGATCGGGCCGGTGCTGCAGGGGCTCCGCAAGCCGATCAACGACCTGTCCCGCGGCGCACTCGTCAGCGACATCGTCAACACCGTCGCCATCACCGCCATCCAGGCCGGCACCGCGGCCCCGACCCCCGCCGAACCCCGCACAGAAAGCGACCCCTCGTGA
- a CDS encoding acetate/propionate family kinase, giving the protein MSAALVVNSGSSSFKYQLIELEDERTLASGLVERIGESTGSWKHTNALTGETSSNDSAEVPDHAAGFQAMIDAFGKVGPSFDEHPPAVVGHRVVHGGTRFDAATIVTDEVEQQIDDLSSLAPLHNPANLEGIRAAKQVFADVPHVAVFDTAFHQTMPPHAYTYAIPADLAEEHQIRRYGMHGTSHKYVSEQVAVFLDRPLSELKTIVLHLGNGASAAAIDGGRSIETSMGLTPLEGLVMGTRSGDLDPAVLIHLHREAGMSFDDLDTMLNKRSGLLGLTGSGDMRDVQDAATKGDETAEAALAVYRHRIRRYVGAYTAQLGGLDAVVFTAGVGENNALLRRRVLAGLEHLGIEVDADRNELHSKEARRISTDGSRVAVLVVPTNEELEIARQSAAVAL; this is encoded by the coding sequence GTGAGCGCAGCCCTCGTCGTCAACTCCGGTTCGAGTTCCTTCAAGTACCAGCTGATCGAACTCGAGGACGAGCGCACCCTCGCCTCCGGCCTGGTCGAGCGCATCGGCGAGTCCACCGGGTCGTGGAAGCACACCAACGCGCTGACGGGGGAGACCTCGTCGAACGACTCGGCCGAGGTGCCCGACCACGCCGCCGGGTTCCAGGCGATGATCGACGCGTTCGGTAAGGTCGGACCGTCCTTCGACGAGCACCCGCCGGCCGTCGTCGGACACCGGGTCGTGCACGGCGGCACCCGGTTCGACGCCGCCACGATCGTCACCGACGAGGTCGAGCAGCAGATCGACGACCTGTCGAGCCTGGCGCCGCTGCACAACCCCGCGAACCTCGAGGGAATCCGCGCCGCCAAGCAGGTCTTCGCTGACGTCCCGCACGTCGCCGTCTTCGACACCGCGTTCCACCAGACCATGCCGCCGCACGCCTACACGTACGCGATACCGGCCGACCTGGCCGAGGAGCACCAGATCCGTCGCTACGGCATGCACGGCACGAGCCACAAGTACGTCTCCGAGCAGGTCGCGGTGTTCCTCGACCGCCCGCTGTCCGAGCTGAAGACGATCGTGCTGCACCTCGGCAACGGCGCGTCGGCGGCGGCGATCGACGGCGGTCGCTCGATCGAGACCTCGATGGGCCTCACCCCGCTCGAGGGCCTCGTCATGGGCACCCGCTCCGGCGACCTCGACCCCGCCGTGCTCATCCACCTGCACCGCGAGGCCGGGATGTCCTTCGACGACCTCGACACGATGCTCAACAAGCGGTCCGGGCTGCTCGGCCTCACCGGCAGCGGCGACATGCGCGACGTGCAGGACGCCGCCACCAAGGGCGACGAGACGGCCGAGGCGGCGCTCGCCGTGTACCGGCACCGCATCCGCCGCTACGTCGGCGCCTACACCGCCCAGCTCGGCGGTCTCGACGCGGTCGTCTTCACCGCGGGCGTGGGGGAGAACAACGCCCTGCTGCGCCGGCGCGTGCTCGCCGGCCTCGAGCACCTCGGCATCGAGGTCGACGCCGACCGCAACGAGCTCCACAGCAAGGAGGCGCGACGGATCTCCACGGACGGCTCACGCGTCGCGGTCCTCGTGGTCCCGACGAACGAGGAACTCGAGATCGCGCGCCAGTCCGCGGCCGTCGCGCTCTGA
- a CDS encoding NAD(P)H-binding protein, producing MKIAIAGGHGQIALILERLITEAGHDAIGIVRNPAHVSDVEQTGAKALVADLEQLSEDELALRLRGVDAVVFAAGAGPGSGAERKLSVDRDAAVLLAEAAVRLDIERYVMVSAMGADAYDPEAAKLPAEDEDAVFQVYLRAKAEADANVRMRRFRWTIVRPGALLDTPPQGTVTVGRTVPRGSIPRADVAAVVLHALLDDSAVGQQFEVTSGDVPVPAALRALG from the coding sequence ATGAAGATCGCCATCGCCGGAGGTCACGGGCAGATCGCCCTGATCCTCGAACGCCTCATCACCGAAGCCGGTCACGACGCCATCGGCATCGTCCGCAACCCCGCCCACGTCTCCGACGTCGAACAGACGGGAGCGAAGGCGCTCGTGGCGGACCTCGAGCAGCTGTCCGAGGATGAGCTCGCCCTGCGGCTGCGCGGGGTCGACGCGGTGGTCTTCGCCGCCGGCGCCGGGCCGGGCAGCGGCGCCGAACGGAAGCTCTCCGTGGACCGAGATGCCGCCGTGCTGCTCGCCGAGGCCGCGGTCCGCCTGGACATCGAGCGCTACGTGATGGTCTCGGCGATGGGCGCCGACGCGTACGACCCGGAGGCGGCGAAGCTGCCCGCCGAGGACGAGGACGCCGTCTTCCAGGTCTACCTCCGCGCCAAGGCTGAGGCGGACGCCAACGTGCGGATGCGCCGGTTCCGGTGGACGATCGTCCGCCCGGGCGCCCTGCTCGACACACCCCCGCAGGGCACGGTCACCGTGGGCCGGACCGTCCCGCGCGGCTCGATCCCCCGCGCCGACGTGGCGGCGGTGGTCCTGCACGCGTTGCTCGACGACTCCGCGGTCGGCCAGCAGTTCGAGGTCACCAGCGGCGACGTCCCCGTTCCGGCTGCCCTGCGCGCGCTCGGCTGA
- a CDS encoding DNA polymerase III subunit gamma and tau, producing the protein MVTALYRRYRPENFAELIGQSQVTDPLRTALRTNRVNHAYLFSGPRGCGKTTSARILARCLNCAEGPTDTPCGVCPSCVELARGGGGSLDVIEIDAASHNGVDDARDLRDRAVFAPARDRYKIFILDEAHMVTPQGFNALLKLVEEPPEHVKFIFATTEPEKVIGTIRSRTHHYPFRLVPPATMLEYIEQLCAQESVSVAPGVLPLVVRAGGGSVRDTLSLLDQLMAGSEDGAIAYERAVALLGYTDAALLDDVVDALAVADPASAFSAIDRVVQTGQDPRRFVEDLLERLRDLIVVAATNESAGAVLRGISPEELDTMSRQAAVFGATALSRGADIANRALTEMTGATSPRLHLELMVARMLVPEADDTQRGALARVERLERRVGVGDAGGHQAGPADLPVAAPQQPSAAAVSAAPQQQSAQGARSAAPAAPSDGARTPAPSQAAGTVTAGTAPARDDQQSSADAGDAARSAAASWAAAVPADAPEAAAGPGAPASASSGDTARAAARPETAPAAPSASAPTSADGAPSAPGGQASPSSTGVGTVIGDEPAVRPVTPVGLQQMRDTWPQIVEHVQHAKRSAWAVVATAQVTALRDDVLTLTFPSQQDVASFKEMSDPHTSVSEHLRSAILDILGFRVKFVARGPATGAPTAGAGRQQTAPAQASSAPTAPAQASSAPTAPAQTAPAPAQNAPTQSAPAQSAPGRSTSSPDGPGTPDHGTLGATAAPARPQGSGTLGASSPQQDEQPAAPENGASATDRSGRSERPSGATPPDAPARPEQQSQDRETAVPGRPDQEHQGHGPDHPSQDRPAAQAPAPAAPQDSGPVTEWAVATIPVTDPTAGAVPEHVEPSWGAPFGVVPGDAAVAPVEPRSTQPAPPNPSAASSDDGGGPDAAGRAPAGAARPSGAQAAPPVRTGGHDGGGSPAGPVPVDDYPLDDEPYDDGAPFPDPGPRGGRAAPSAHPRRQDPAPAVPQQPAQAAPTQAAPTQAAPTQAAPQQRQAPQQAAGAQSGVRRTPVPGRYGEAVVREILGAQFIEETSLSEGSA; encoded by the coding sequence GTGGTCACCGCCCTGTATCGCCGTTACCGGCCCGAGAACTTCGCCGAACTCATCGGTCAGTCGCAGGTGACGGACCCGCTCCGCACCGCGCTCCGGACGAACCGCGTCAACCACGCCTACCTGTTCAGCGGCCCGCGTGGCTGCGGCAAGACCACGTCGGCCCGCATCCTCGCCCGCTGCCTGAACTGTGCCGAGGGCCCGACCGACACCCCCTGCGGCGTCTGCCCCAGCTGTGTCGAGCTCGCACGCGGCGGCGGTGGTTCCCTCGACGTGATCGAGATCGACGCCGCCAGCCACAACGGCGTCGACGACGCCCGCGACCTCCGCGACCGCGCCGTGTTCGCGCCGGCCCGCGACCGCTACAAGATCTTCATCCTCGACGAGGCCCACATGGTCACGCCGCAGGGCTTCAACGCCCTGCTCAAGCTCGTCGAGGAGCCGCCGGAGCACGTCAAGTTCATCTTCGCGACCACCGAGCCCGAGAAGGTCATCGGCACCATCCGGTCGCGGACCCACCACTACCCGTTCCGTCTCGTCCCGCCGGCCACCATGCTCGAGTACATCGAGCAGCTGTGCGCGCAGGAGTCCGTCTCCGTCGCGCCGGGCGTGTTGCCCCTCGTCGTCCGGGCCGGCGGCGGGTCCGTCCGCGACACGCTGTCCCTGCTCGACCAGCTCATGGCCGGCAGCGAGGACGGCGCGATCGCGTACGAACGAGCGGTCGCACTCCTCGGCTACACCGACGCCGCGCTGCTCGACGACGTCGTGGACGCCCTCGCCGTCGCCGACCCCGCGTCCGCGTTCTCCGCGATCGACCGGGTCGTGCAGACCGGGCAGGACCCGCGACGCTTCGTCGAGGACCTGCTCGAACGCCTCCGTGACCTCATCGTCGTCGCGGCCACGAACGAGAGCGCCGGAGCCGTCCTCCGCGGCATCTCGCCCGAGGAGCTCGACACGATGTCCCGGCAGGCCGCCGTCTTCGGCGCGACCGCACTGTCCCGCGGCGCCGACATCGCCAACCGAGCCCTCACCGAGATGACCGGCGCCACGTCACCGCGACTGCACCTCGAGCTGATGGTGGCGCGCATGCTCGTGCCCGAGGCCGACGACACCCAGCGCGGAGCCCTCGCCCGGGTGGAGCGACTCGAGCGCCGTGTCGGCGTCGGCGACGCCGGCGGGCACCAGGCCGGTCCCGCCGACCTGCCGGTCGCCGCACCGCAGCAGCCGTCCGCGGCGGCCGTGTCAGCGGCACCGCAGCAGCAGTCCGCCCAGGGTGCCCGGAGCGCGGCACCGGCCGCGCCGTCCGACGGCGCCCGGACCCCGGCACCGTCGCAGGCCGCCGGCACCGTGACCGCCGGCACCGCACCGGCACGGGACGACCAGCAGTCCTCCGCGGACGCGGGTGACGCGGCGCGGAGCGCAGCGGCCTCGTGGGCCGCGGCGGTCCCCGCGGACGCCCCGGAGGCGGCAGCCGGCCCCGGCGCACCGGCATCGGCATCGTCCGGGGACACCGCGCGTGCGGCTGCCCGACCGGAGACGGCTCCCGCGGCTCCGTCCGCTTCCGCTCCCACCTCCGCCGACGGCGCGCCCTCCGCGCCGGGTGGCCAGGCCTCACCGTCCTCGACCGGTGTCGGCACCGTCATCGGGGACGAGCCGGCCGTCCGTCCGGTCACCCCTGTCGGCCTCCAGCAGATGCGGGACACCTGGCCGCAGATCGTCGAGCACGTCCAGCACGCCAAGCGCTCCGCGTGGGCCGTCGTCGCGACCGCGCAGGTGACCGCGCTGCGGGACGACGTCCTCACCCTGACGTTCCCGAGCCAGCAGGACGTCGCGTCGTTCAAGGAGATGAGCGACCCGCACACGAGCGTCAGTGAGCACCTGCGAAGCGCGATCCTCGACATCCTGGGCTTCCGCGTGAAGTTCGTGGCGCGAGGACCGGCGACCGGTGCCCCCACCGCGGGCGCCGGACGGCAGCAGACCGCTCCGGCCCAGGCGTCGTCGGCTCCGACCGCTCCGGCCCAGGCGTCATCGGCTCCGACCGCTCCTGCGCAGACCGCACCGGCGCCGGCCCAGAACGCTCCGACTCAGAGCGCTCCGGCCCAGAGCGCTCCCGGTCGGTCGACGTCGTCGCCGGACGGTCCGGGCACGCCGGACCACGGCACACTCGGTGCAACGGCGGCTCCGGCTCGACCGCAGGGGAGCGGCACGCTCGGCGCGTCGTCGCCGCAGCAGGACGAGCAGCCGGCTGCACCCGAGAACGGGGCATCGGCGACCGACCGATCCGGACGGTCGGAACGCCCGTCGGGAGCGACGCCTCCCGACGCTCCGGCCCGTCCCGAGCAGCAGTCCCAGGACCGGGAGACCGCCGTTCCCGGACGCCCGGACCAGGAGCACCAGGGCCATGGCCCGGACCACCCGAGCCAGGACCGCCCGGCAGCGCAGGCCCCCGCACCCGCCGCGCCGCAGGACTCGGGCCCCGTCACGGAGTGGGCGGTCGCGACCATCCCGGTGACGGACCCGACCGCCGGCGCCGTCCCCGAGCACGTCGAGCCCTCGTGGGGGGCTCCGTTCGGCGTCGTCCCGGGCGACGCCGCCGTCGCGCCGGTCGAACCCCGGTCGACGCAGCCCGCCCCGCCGAACCCGTCGGCCGCCTCGTCCGACGACGGTGGCGGTCCCGACGCTGCCGGACGCGCGCCCGCCGGTGCCGCACGTCCGTCCGGAGCGCAGGCCGCGCCTCCCGTCCGGACCGGCGGGCACGACGGCGGCGGCTCGCCGGCCGGCCCCGTTCCGGTCGACGACTACCCGCTGGACGACGAGCCGTACGACGACGGCGCGCCCTTCCCGGACCCGGGACCGCGCGGCGGACGAGCCGCGCCGTCGGCACACCCGCGTCGGCAGGACCCGGCTCCGGCCGTGCCGCAGCAGCCTGCCCAGGCCGCGCCGACGCAGGCCGCGCCGACGCAGGCCGCGCCGACGCAGGCCGCGCCGCAGCAGCGCCAGGCGCCGCAGCAGGCGGCCGGCGCGCAGTCGGGTGTCCGCCGCACCCCCGTGCCCGGCCGCTACGGCGAGGCCGTGGTGCGTGAGATCCTCGGCGCGCAGTTCATCGAGGAGACGTCGCTGTCCGAGGGGAGTGCCTGA
- the recR gene encoding recombination mediator RecR produces MYDGIVQDLIDEFGRLPGIGPKSAQRIAFHILQTESFDPTRLSELLGEVKEKVRFCEVCGNVTENVRCSICRDPRRSPSTICVVEEAKDVAAIERTREFRGLYHVLGGAISPIDGVGPDDLRIQQLMVRLADGTVDEVIIATDPNLEGEATATYLSRLLVPMGIRTTRLASGLPVGGDLEYADEVTLGRAFEGRRVVGG; encoded by the coding sequence ATGTACGACGGCATCGTGCAGGACCTCATCGACGAGTTCGGGCGTCTGCCCGGCATCGGTCCGAAGTCGGCGCAGCGCATCGCGTTCCACATCCTGCAGACCGAGTCCTTCGACCCCACGCGCCTGTCCGAGCTGCTCGGTGAGGTCAAGGAGAAGGTCCGGTTCTGCGAGGTGTGCGGCAACGTCACCGAGAACGTCCGGTGCAGCATCTGCCGGGACCCCCGACGGTCCCCGAGCACGATCTGCGTCGTCGAGGAAGCCAAGGACGTCGCCGCCATCGAGCGCACCCGGGAGTTCCGCGGGCTGTACCACGTGCTCGGCGGGGCGATCAGCCCGATCGACGGCGTCGGACCGGACGACCTCCGCATCCAGCAGCTCATGGTCCGGCTGGCCGACGGCACGGTCGACGAGGTCATCATCGCGACCGACCCGAACCTCGAGGGCGAGGCGACCGCGACCTACCTGAGCCGCCTGCTCGTGCCGATGGGCATCCGGACCACCCGTCTGGCCTCCGGGCTGCCGGTCGGCGGTGACCTGGAGTACGCAGACGAGGTGACCCTGGGCCGCGCCTTCGAGGGTCGTCGGGTCGTCGGCGGCTGA
- a CDS encoding aspartate kinase: MALIVQKFGGSSVADAESIKRVAKRIVETKKAGNDVVVAVSAMGDTTDELVDLAHEVTPIPAGRELDMLLTAGERISMALLAMAIKSLGVEASSYTGSQAGMLTDAQHGKARIVDVTPKRVREALDSGHVAIVAGFQGFNRTTGEITTLGRGGSDTTAVALAAALDADVCEIYTDVDGIFTADPRIVPKARKIDRVTTEEMLELAASGAKVLYIRAVEYARRHGVTLHVRSSFSNVEGTIVYNPAEGETVEEPIITGIAGDLSEGKITVVGVPDQPGKAAEIFTIVARAGANIDMIVQNVSAASTGRTDISFTLPKDQGQSVLTALEVSKSDIGYEGIQYDDQIGKLALVGAGMRTNAGVSAQLFRALHDASINIEMISTSEIRISVVTRADTLNEAMRVVHEAFGLDADNEAVVYAGTGR; the protein is encoded by the coding sequence GTGGCCTTGATCGTGCAGAAGTTCGGTGGTTCGTCCGTCGCGGATGCCGAGAGCATCAAGCGCGTCGCGAAGCGGATCGTCGAGACGAAGAAGGCCGGCAACGACGTCGTCGTCGCGGTCTCCGCCATGGGCGACACCACCGACGAACTCGTCGACCTGGCGCACGAGGTCACCCCGATCCCCGCCGGGCGCGAGCTCGACATGCTCCTCACCGCGGGGGAGCGGATCTCGATGGCCCTCCTCGCCATGGCGATCAAGAGCCTGGGGGTCGAGGCGTCGTCGTACACCGGCAGCCAGGCGGGCATGCTCACCGACGCCCAGCACGGCAAGGCCCGCATCGTCGACGTCACCCCGAAGCGTGTGCGTGAGGCGCTCGACTCGGGGCACGTCGCCATCGTCGCCGGGTTCCAGGGCTTCAACCGGACCACCGGCGAGATCACCACCCTCGGGCGGGGCGGCTCCGACACGACCGCCGTCGCCCTCGCCGCCGCGCTCGACGCCGACGTCTGCGAGATCTACACCGACGTCGACGGCATCTTCACCGCCGACCCGCGCATCGTCCCGAAGGCCCGCAAGATCGACCGGGTCACCACCGAGGAGATGCTCGAGCTCGCCGCGTCCGGCGCGAAGGTCCTCTACATCCGCGCCGTCGAGTACGCCCGGCGGCACGGCGTCACCCTGCACGTCCGTTCCTCGTTCAGCAACGTCGAGGGCACCATCGTCTACAACCCTGCCGAGGGGGAAACCGTGGAAGAACCGATCATCACCGGCATCGCCGGCGACCTGTCCGAGGGCAAGATCACCGTCGTCGGTGTGCCCGACCAGCCCGGCAAGGCGGCCGAGATCTTCACGATCGTGGCCCGCGCCGGCGCCAACATCGACATGATCGTGCAGAACGTCTCGGCGGCGTCGACCGGCCGCACCGACATCTCGTTCACGCTGCCGAAGGACCAGGGCCAGAGCGTCCTCACCGCGCTCGAGGTCTCGAAGTCCGACATCGGCTACGAGGGCATCCAGTACGACGACCAGATCGGCAAGCTCGCCCTCGTCGGCGCCGGCATGCGCACGAACGCCGGCGTCTCGGCGCAGCTCTTCCGCGCGCTGCACGACGCCTCGATCAACATCGAGATGATCTCCACGTCGGAGATCCGCATCTCGGTCGTCACCCGCGCCGACACCCTCAACGAGGCGATGCGCGTCGTGCACGAGGCCTTCGGTCTCGACGCCGACAACGAAGCCGTCGTGTACGCCGGCACCGGCCGCTGA
- a CDS encoding aspartate-semialdehyde dehydrogenase, with translation MTDTQLTVAVVGATGQVGAVMRRLLEERDFPATTVRFFASARSAGTTLPFRGEEIVVEDSETADPSGIDIALFSAGATASRSLAPRFAAAGALVIDNSSAWRMDPQVPLVVSEVNPDAIDAAEKGIIANPNCTTMAIMPVLKVLDTEAGLRRLVATTYQAVSGSGLAGVEELLGQARAALEQDTAALTHDGSAVTFPEPVKYVRPIAFDVVPLAGSIVEDGEGETDEEKKLRNESRKILDLPDLLVAGTCVRVPVFTGHSISVHAEFERPLSPERATEVLASAPGVELSDVPTPLQAAGQDPSFVGRIRADQSAPAGHGLALFVSNDNLRKGAALNAVQIAEVVVARRSVTA, from the coding sequence ATGACCGACACCCAGCTCACCGTCGCCGTCGTCGGCGCCACCGGTCAGGTCGGCGCCGTGATGCGCCGTCTGCTCGAGGAGCGCGACTTCCCGGCCACGACCGTCCGGTTCTTCGCCAGCGCCCGCTCGGCCGGCACCACGCTGCCGTTCCGCGGCGAGGAGATCGTGGTCGAGGACTCCGAGACCGCCGACCCCTCCGGTATCGACATCGCGCTGTTCTCGGCCGGTGCCACCGCGTCCCGGTCGCTCGCGCCGCGCTTCGCCGCCGCGGGTGCGCTCGTCATCGACAACTCGAGCGCCTGGCGGATGGACCCGCAGGTCCCGCTCGTCGTCAGCGAGGTGAACCCGGACGCGATCGACGCCGCCGAGAAGGGCATCATCGCCAACCCGAACTGCACGACCATGGCGATCATGCCGGTGCTCAAGGTGCTGGACACCGAGGCCGGCCTCCGCCGTCTCGTCGCGACCACCTACCAGGCGGTGTCCGGCAGCGGGCTCGCCGGCGTCGAGGAGCTCCTCGGCCAGGCCCGCGCCGCCCTCGAGCAGGACACCGCGGCACTGACGCACGACGGCTCGGCGGTCACGTTCCCGGAGCCGGTCAAGTACGTCCGGCCCATCGCGTTCGACGTCGTCCCGCTCGCGGGCAGCATCGTCGAGGACGGCGAGGGCGAGACCGACGAGGAGAAGAAGCTCCGCAACGAGAGCCGGAAGATCCTCGACCTGCCGGACCTCCTCGTCGCCGGCACGTGCGTCCGTGTCCCGGTCTTCACGGGTCACTCGATCTCGGTGCACGCCGAGTTCGAGCGGCCGCTCTCGCCGGAACGCGCCACCGAGGTGCTGGCGTCCGCGCCCGGCGTCGAGCTGTCCGACGTCCCGACCCCGCTGCAGGCCGCCGGTCAGGACCCGTCCTTCGTCGGGCGCATCCGCGCCGACCAGTCCGCCCCGGCCGGTCACGGTCTCGCGCTCTTCGTGAGCAACGACAACCTGCGCAAGGGCGCGGCGCTGAACGCCGTGCAGATCGCCGAGGTCGTGGTCGCACGCCGCTCGGTCACCGCCTGA